A genomic stretch from Sporocytophaga myxococcoides DSM 11118 includes:
- the rsfS gene encoding ribosome silencing factor, which produces MKEKIVKEKEDLKDLIVSGMKEKKATNITIIDLKSIKNAVADYFIICTGGSDTQIDAIADSIEEEVYKGIAQNPWRKEGKTNKEWILLDYVQVVAHVFKRDRRQFYGLEELWGDAKIINIED; this is translated from the coding sequence GTGAAAGAAAAAATAGTTAAAGAAAAAGAAGATCTGAAAGACCTGATAGTATCAGGAATGAAGGAAAAAAAGGCTACTAATATAACAATAATAGATTTAAAAAGTATTAAGAATGCGGTGGCAGATTATTTTATTATCTGTACAGGTGGTTCGGATACACAAATTGATGCAATTGCAGACTCAATAGAAGAAGAAGTTTATAAAGGAATAGCTCAAAATCCATGGCGCAAGGAGGGTAAAACCAACAAAGAGTGGATACTTCTGGATTATGTTCAGGTGGTAGCACACGTTTTTAAGCGCGACAGAAGGCAGTTTTATGGACTTGAAGAACTTTGGGGAGACGCTAAAATCATTAATATTGAAGATTAA
- a CDS encoding biotin--[acetyl-CoA-carboxylase] ligase: MYNITANTLFIGKPLIYLPSCHSTNDIAAEMVQSPNITEGTTIIANFQTAGKGQRGNSWESQEGKNLMFSIILKPSFLSPTEQFQLNITISLSVSEFLTTYLGKKIKVKWPNDIFFEDKKICGILIQNFIKSSKIETSVVGIGININQIEFSEGKATSLARALEKEFDRNILLNEFLVILERNYLQLRTGRIENLKSRYIENLYKRGETGFYKTKENVLKGMIIGVDGIGQLLIKENENIHSFQFKEVEFLNFIDK; encoded by the coding sequence TTGTACAATATTACAGCCAACACGCTTTTTATCGGAAAACCTTTGATTTATCTGCCATCTTGTCATTCAACCAATGACATCGCTGCAGAAATGGTTCAAAGTCCGAATATTACGGAAGGAACTACGATCATTGCAAATTTCCAAACAGCAGGAAAGGGGCAAAGGGGTAATTCTTGGGAATCTCAAGAAGGAAAAAATCTGATGTTCTCAATCATTTTAAAACCTTCTTTTCTTTCTCCCACAGAGCAGTTTCAGCTGAATATTACAATTTCACTTTCTGTATCTGAGTTTTTAACAACTTATCTTGGAAAAAAGATCAAGGTGAAATGGCCCAACGATATTTTTTTTGAGGATAAGAAAATTTGCGGAATTTTAATACAAAATTTTATTAAATCTTCTAAGATTGAAACTTCAGTAGTAGGAATCGGCATCAATATCAATCAGATTGAATTTTCAGAAGGCAAGGCTACTTCATTAGCTAGGGCTCTAGAAAAGGAATTTGATAGAAATATCTTATTAAACGAATTTTTAGTGATTCTGGAAAGAAATTACCTTCAATTGAGAACTGGAAGAATCGAGAATTTAAAAAGCAGATATATTGAGAATTTATACAAGCGTGGTGAAACCGGTTTTTATAAGACAAAAGAAAATGTATTAAAGGGAATGATAATTGGGGTAGATGGAATTGGTCAGCTTTTAATCAAAGAGAATGAAAATATACACTCATTTCAGTTTAAAGAGGTTGAATTTCTGAATTTTATAGACAAATGA
- the ahcY gene encoding adenosylhomocysteinase has translation MVETYIKYKVKDFSLAEWGRKEIELAEAEMPGLMSVRKEFGPSKPLKGARIAGCLHMTIQTAVLIETLIELGAEVTWSSCNIFSTQDHAAAAIAAAGISVYAWKGMNEEEFDWCIEQTLFFGEERKPLNMILDDGGDLTNMVLDRYPELVKDIRGISEETTTGVLRLHERVKKGTLPLPAININDSVTKSKFDNKYGCKESLVDSIRRATDIMMAGKVAVVAGYGDVGKGSALSLRGAGARVIVTEIDPICALQAAMDGFEVKKMDDAVKRADIVVTATGNKDIIVGRHFESMKDKAIVCNIGHFDNEIDMAWLNKNYGSTKDTIKPQVDKYTIKGKDVIVLAEGRLVNLGCATGHPSFVMSNSFTNQTLAQLELWQNASKYENKVYTLPKHLDEKVASLHLAKIGVELDVLSSDQAKYIGVAVEGPFKSDSYRY, from the coding sequence ATGGTTGAGACGTATATCAAATACAAAGTTAAAGACTTTTCCCTGGCCGAATGGGGGAGAAAAGAAATAGAACTAGCGGAAGCTGAGATGCCGGGTTTAATGTCTGTAAGAAAAGAGTTTGGTCCTTCTAAACCTTTGAAAGGCGCCAGAATTGCAGGCTGTCTTCACATGACAATTCAAACTGCTGTCCTCATTGAAACACTTATCGAATTAGGTGCAGAAGTTACCTGGTCATCTTGCAACATTTTTTCTACTCAGGATCATGCTGCTGCTGCAATTGCTGCTGCAGGAATATCTGTATATGCTTGGAAGGGCATGAACGAGGAGGAGTTTGACTGGTGTATTGAGCAAACACTGTTCTTTGGTGAAGAAAGAAAACCTCTTAATATGATCCTTGATGATGGAGGTGATTTGACTAATATGGTTTTAGACAGATACCCTGAATTAGTTAAAGATATCAGAGGTATTTCTGAAGAAACTACAACTGGAGTATTGAGATTGCACGAGCGTGTGAAAAAAGGAACACTTCCTCTTCCAGCTATAAACATCAATGATTCTGTAACAAAATCCAAATTCGACAATAAGTATGGCTGTAAAGAGTCTCTGGTAGACTCTATCAGAAGAGCAACAGATATCATGATGGCTGGTAAAGTTGCAGTTGTCGCTGGTTATGGTGATGTTGGAAAAGGATCCGCGCTGTCTTTAAGAGGCGCAGGAGCAAGAGTTATTGTTACTGAAATAGATCCAATCTGCGCTCTTCAGGCAGCTATGGATGGTTTCGAAGTAAAGAAAATGGATGATGCAGTAAAAAGAGCTGATATTGTAGTTACTGCAACAGGAAATAAAGATATCATTGTTGGAAGACATTTCGAGTCAATGAAGGACAAGGCTATTGTTTGTAACATCGGCCATTTTGACAATGAAATCGACATGGCATGGTTAAACAAAAACTATGGTTCTACAAAAGATACCATTAAACCTCAGGTTGATAAATATACTATAAAAGGTAAAGACGTTATTGTGCTGGCAGAAGGAAGACTTGTAAATCTTGGTTGTGCAACAGGGCACCCATCTTTTGTAATGTCTAACTCTTTCACCAACCAAACTCTGGCTCAGCTTGAGCTGTGGCAGAATGCATCAAAGTATGAAAACAAAGTTTATACTTTGCCTAAGCACCTGGATGAAAAAGTTGCTAGTCTTCACCTTGCAAAAATCGGTGTTGAACTGGATGTCCTTTCTTCCGATCAGGCTAAATATATTGGCGTTGCGGTTGAAGGTCCGTTTAAATCTGATTCTTACAGATACTAA
- the rsmG gene encoding 16S rRNA (guanine(527)-N(7))-methyltransferase RsmG: MDLIKKYFPELSPDQIAKFEKLGDLYKEWNQKINVISRKDIDLLYERHILHSLAIAKVIQFKPQTTILDIGTGGGFPGIPLAIYFPETDFLLVDSIGKKIKVVEEVSSGAGLSNVKARQARAEQVHEKFDFVVSRAVTTLDEIGKWSKGKYLKGGFNDLDNGLLYLKGGDLTEELKNIKSFQITDIRKYFEEEFFDTKKVVYVPATGWK, from the coding sequence TTGGATTTAATCAAAAAATACTTTCCTGAATTATCTCCGGATCAAATTGCCAAATTTGAAAAGTTAGGAGATTTATATAAAGAATGGAATCAAAAGATCAATGTTATTTCACGTAAAGACATTGATCTTTTGTATGAACGTCATATCCTTCATTCTTTGGCAATAGCCAAAGTCATTCAATTTAAACCTCAGACAACTATTCTTGATATTGGTACTGGTGGAGGATTTCCAGGAATACCGTTAGCTATATACTTTCCTGAAACCGACTTTTTACTAGTAGACTCTATTGGAAAAAAGATAAAAGTGGTGGAAGAAGTAAGCTCTGGAGCAGGTTTGTCTAATGTTAAAGCAAGACAAGCGAGGGCAGAACAAGTTCATGAAAAATTTGACTTTGTAGTTAGTCGGGCTGTCACGACCCTGGATGAAATCGGGAAATGGTCAAAAGGAAAATACTTAAAAGGTGGATTTAATGATCTTGATAATGGTCTTCTTTACCTGAAAGGCGGAGATCTTACTGAAGAGTTGAAAAATATAAAATCCTTTCAGATTACTGATATAAGGAAATACTTTGAAGAAGAATTTTTCGATACAAAAAAAGTAGTCTATGTGCCTGCTACAGGATGGAAATAA
- a CDS encoding RNA polymerase sigma factor: MDLSNKQFSEKAKKDFQLIELAKEHGDEKAYAELMQRYKKPVYHMILKMVRNVDDAEDLTIEAFAKAFKNLKKFNPEFTFSTWLFRIATNNCIDFIRKKKLDTFSISNTFKDDNGDNVDIDIKDASLNPQEEAIKSEKVEIIQTIVTKLPPKYQVLVKLRYFNELSYEEIAAEIDAPLGTVKAQLHRARELLYDLVKNRKDAI; this comes from the coding sequence ATGGATTTAAGTAATAAGCAATTTTCAGAAAAGGCTAAAAAAGATTTTCAACTTATAGAGCTGGCCAAAGAGCACGGAGATGAAAAAGCCTACGCAGAATTAATGCAAAGGTATAAAAAGCCTGTTTACCATATGATTCTCAAAATGGTAAGAAATGTTGACGACGCCGAAGATCTTACCATTGAAGCATTTGCCAAAGCTTTTAAAAATCTGAAAAAATTCAATCCTGAGTTTACATTCAGTACGTGGCTTTTCCGGATTGCTACTAATAACTGTATCGATTTTATCCGAAAGAAAAAGCTTGATACATTTAGTATCAGCAATACTTTCAAAGATGACAATGGGGACAATGTCGACATTGACATAAAAGATGCCAGTCTAAATCCTCAGGAAGAGGCGATCAAATCTGAGAAAGTTGAAATCATTCAGACAATAGTAACAAAACTACCTCCAAAGTATCAGGTACTAGTAAAGCTGAGATATTTCAATGAGCTTTCTTATGAAGAAATTGCAGCCGAAATAGATGCCCCTCTAGGAACTGTGAAAGCTCAACTTCACAGAGCAAGAGAACTGCTCTATGACCTGGTTAAAAACAGAAAAGACGCTATTTAG
- a CDS encoding glycosyltransferase: protein MGILTVLFIISAIIQAVYVLFVYARLWFYSENTKSGETVKVSVIVCARNAKENLAQLIPSLLKQKHPDFEIILVNDRSEDDTQEYIEKHFLQDSKFRFINVDSLPADWNGKKYALKQGINVAKGEIILLTDADCLPASEFWIKSITENFTSETSLVLGYSPYSKENTFLNKIIRYETVYTAMQYFSLSLAGMTYMGVGRNLAYRKHTLLESKSLDKYRSVQGGDDDLTVQEISKYSQTAIVTKKCSQTISIPKNTYKQWFKQKLRHLSVGKLYTPKSKLILGIFVMANLGFYASFLLLVYLESIHQIIIIVFILRTLLIISNFVLITRKLKDSLAWYWFPILDFFYYLNYLLVGISALFSRKIKWI, encoded by the coding sequence ATGGGGATTCTTACTGTTTTATTTATAATATCCGCAATCATTCAGGCTGTTTATGTACTTTTTGTATATGCCCGGCTTTGGTTTTATTCAGAAAATACAAAGTCAGGAGAGACGGTTAAAGTCAGTGTAATTGTCTGTGCCAGAAATGCCAAAGAGAACTTAGCCCAACTTATCCCTAGTCTTTTAAAGCAAAAACATCCCGATTTTGAAATAATTCTGGTTAATGATCGGTCAGAAGATGATACTCAGGAATATATCGAAAAACATTTTTTGCAAGATTCAAAGTTCAGATTTATAAATGTAGATTCATTACCTGCTGATTGGAATGGGAAAAAATATGCTTTAAAACAAGGAATTAATGTTGCCAAGGGTGAAATCATACTTCTTACAGATGCTGATTGCCTCCCTGCTTCAGAATTCTGGATTAAATCAATAACGGAAAATTTTACTTCAGAGACTTCATTGGTTCTTGGTTATTCTCCTTATTCAAAAGAAAATACTTTTTTGAATAAAATAATACGCTATGAAACCGTTTATACTGCAATGCAATACTTCTCCCTGTCATTAGCCGGGATGACATACATGGGAGTTGGCAGAAACCTTGCTTACCGCAAACATACACTTCTAGAATCAAAGTCCCTGGACAAATATCGGAGTGTGCAAGGAGGCGATGATGACCTTACCGTTCAAGAAATTTCAAAGTATTCACAAACAGCAATCGTAACTAAAAAATGTAGTCAGACTATTTCCATACCAAAAAACACTTACAAACAATGGTTTAAACAGAAACTTCGGCATCTGTCCGTGGGAAAACTTTATACCCCAAAAAGTAAACTAATTTTAGGGATATTCGTAATGGCCAATCTGGGATTTTATGCTAGCTTTTTGTTGTTGGTTTATCTTGAAAGTATTCATCAAATTATTATAATTGTATTTATTTTGAGAACTTTGTTGATAATTTCTAATTTTGTGTTGATAACTCGAAAGCTAAAAGATTCCTTAGCATGGTATTGGTTCCCCATTTTAGATTTCTTTTATTATCTAAATTATCTTTTGGTTGGCATATCTGCCTTATTTTCAAGAAAAATTAAATGGATTTAA
- the tgt gene encoding tRNA guanosine(34) transglycosylase Tgt — translation MVFKIQSTDKKSKARTGTIQTDHGEIKTPIFMPVGTAGTVKSIHQRELESDINAQIILGNTYHLYLRPGLDVLSQAGGIHKFNGWNRPILTDSGGYQVYSLSGTRKIKEEGVTFASHIDGSKHTFTPENVMDIQRTIGADIIMAFDECTPYPCEYKYARKSMEMTHRWLKRCCDRFDSTEPNYGYNQTLFPIVQGSCFKDLRLASAEKIASFNREGNAIGGLSVGEPAEIMYEMTEIVCSVLPWEKPRYLMGVGTPANLLESIALGIDMFDCVMPTRNARNGMIFTTEGIINIKNEKWKRDFSEIDPGLPSFLKNYYTKAYLRHLVASKEILGAQIATLQNLTFYLWLMNEARTKIEEGTFSDWKDITVKKIMTRL, via the coding sequence ATGGTATTTAAAATACAATCAACAGACAAAAAAAGTAAGGCAAGGACGGGGACAATTCAAACAGACCACGGTGAAATCAAAACTCCTATTTTTATGCCTGTGGGAACTGCCGGAACAGTTAAAAGTATCCACCAAAGAGAACTGGAAAGCGATATTAACGCACAGATCATATTAGGAAATACATATCATTTGTATTTGCGTCCAGGATTAGATGTGTTGTCTCAGGCTGGAGGTATTCATAAATTCAACGGTTGGAATAGACCTATTTTAACGGATAGTGGCGGATACCAGGTATATTCATTATCGGGAACCAGAAAAATTAAAGAAGAAGGGGTAACATTTGCTTCTCACATAGACGGTAGTAAACATACCTTTACACCGGAAAATGTAATGGATATTCAAAGAACCATTGGTGCAGATATTATCATGGCATTTGATGAATGTACACCTTATCCATGTGAGTACAAGTATGCAAGGAAGTCTATGGAAATGACTCATCGTTGGCTTAAAAGATGTTGCGATAGATTTGACTCTACAGAACCTAATTATGGCTATAATCAGACTTTATTTCCTATCGTTCAAGGTAGTTGTTTCAAGGATCTGAGATTGGCTTCCGCTGAGAAAATCGCTTCATTTAATCGGGAAGGAAATGCAATAGGTGGATTGTCTGTGGGCGAGCCTGCTGAAATTATGTATGAAATGACAGAGATTGTTTGCTCTGTTCTTCCATGGGAAAAACCGAGGTACCTTATGGGAGTTGGAACTCCTGCAAATTTGCTGGAGTCTATAGCTTTGGGAATTGATATGTTCGACTGTGTGATGCCAACCAGAAATGCCAGAAATGGGATGATTTTTACAACGGAAGGAATTATAAATATCAAAAATGAGAAATGGAAAAGGGACTTTTCCGAAATTGATCCTGGACTGCCTTCATTCTTGAAAAATTATTATACAAAAGCTTATCTCAGACACCTGGTTGCTTCAAAAGAAATTTTAGGTGCCCAGATCGCAACTTTACAGAACCTTACTTTTTACCTTTGGTTGATGAATGAGGCCAGGACCAAAATTGAGGAGGGAACATTTTCAGATTGGAAAGACATTACCGTAAAAAAAATAATGACTAGACTATAA
- a CDS encoding LptF/LptG family permease: MKIIDRYILKKFLSAFFFTVILLVAIICVIDFTEKNDDFINSHAPFRLVMKYYLNFAPYIANMLSPITVFIATVFVTAKMASHTEIIAILNGGISFRRMLLPYIMGASMIAVFIFILIGWLLPKANKERVAFENVYVKDQFFYEGRNVHLKIAPETYVYMESYNNQISTGYQFTLESIDGKNLKSKLKAMRITWLPDKKKWELENYMIRKFVDGKESISFGTRTDTTINLYPKDFESTYLLHETFTLPELKAYIKELREKGVESVAVYEIEMYERYTYPFAIIILTVIGVVVSARKTREGAGFQIAFGFLLAFIYIIFVIMSRSIANAGTLSPLLAAWLPNLVFASIGLIMYKTLPR; encoded by the coding sequence GTGAAAATTATAGACAGATATATCTTAAAGAAATTTTTGAGTGCTTTCTTTTTTACAGTAATACTTTTAGTGGCGATTATTTGTGTGATTGATTTTACTGAGAAAAACGATGACTTTATTAATAGTCATGCACCGTTTCGCTTGGTAATGAAGTATTATTTAAATTTTGCTCCATACATAGCAAATATGCTAAGCCCGATTACTGTATTTATTGCCACGGTATTCGTAACAGCAAAGATGGCCTCTCATACCGAAATTATTGCAATTCTGAACGGAGGAATCAGCTTTAGAAGGATGTTGTTGCCATACATTATGGGGGCTAGCATGATTGCGGTTTTCATATTTATCCTAATAGGATGGCTTTTGCCCAAAGCCAATAAGGAACGAGTCGCTTTTGAAAATGTATATGTAAAAGATCAGTTTTTTTATGAAGGCAGAAATGTACATCTCAAGATAGCTCCGGAGACCTATGTCTACATGGAAAGTTATAACAACCAAATCAGTACCGGATATCAGTTTACTCTAGAATCAATTGACGGAAAAAATTTGAAAAGCAAACTGAAAGCGATGAGGATTACATGGTTGCCTGATAAGAAAAAATGGGAACTGGAAAATTACATGATCAGAAAGTTTGTAGACGGCAAGGAATCCATCAGTTTTGGGACACGTACAGATACTACTATAAACCTTTATCCTAAAGATTTTGAAAGTACCTATTTGCTTCATGAGACCTTTACACTGCCAGAACTGAAAGCATATATAAAGGAGCTGAGGGAAAAGGGTGTTGAAAGCGTAGCAGTTTATGAAATCGAGATGTATGAACGGTATACATATCCTTTCGCGATCATTATTCTTACCGTTATTGGAGTGGTTGTTTCAGCCAGAAAAACGAGAGAAGGAGCAGGCTTTCAGATTGCGTTCGGGTTCTTACTTGCTTTTATCTACATCATATTTGTGATTATGAGCCGAAGTATAGCAAATGCTGGAACTCTTAGTCCATTACTGGCAGCGTGGCTTCCGAATTTAGTGTTTGCTTCGATAGGTTTAATAATGTATAAAACGCTACCCAGGTAA
- the ispE gene encoding 4-(cytidine 5'-diphospho)-2-C-methyl-D-erythritol kinase: MIAFPNAKINLGLNIVSRRPDGFHNLETCFYPVKIFDSLEILHSDQFEFTHSGIESSSGEDNLVIKAYRVMQKKYGIGQVKIHLHKAIPMGAGLGGGSSDAAFAVKLFNELFKLDLSTAEMEDIVAPIGSDCPFFVNNRAVIGKEKGNVFSPVNLSLDGYFGLLIFPPFGVSTKEAYSKVKPKAPLYPVNEVIQGDILQWKEKLHNDFEDSVFEIYPMLNDIKEKLYSSGAIYACMSGSGSTMFGIFTDKEHLHNISLSGCTSFSFSF; this comes from the coding sequence ATGATTGCTTTTCCTAATGCCAAAATTAATCTTGGCTTAAATATAGTTTCCAGAAGACCTGATGGTTTTCACAACCTTGAAACATGTTTTTATCCTGTAAAAATTTTTGATTCCCTTGAAATACTTCATTCAGATCAGTTTGAGTTTACTCATTCTGGCATAGAAAGTTCTTCCGGGGAAGACAATCTGGTAATCAAGGCGTACAGGGTAATGCAAAAGAAATATGGTATTGGTCAGGTAAAGATTCACCTTCATAAGGCTATTCCAATGGGCGCCGGTTTAGGTGGAGGTTCTTCAGATGCTGCTTTTGCTGTCAAGCTTTTCAACGAATTATTTAAACTTGACCTTTCTACCGCTGAAATGGAAGATATAGTGGCACCAATTGGCAGTGACTGTCCGTTCTTTGTGAATAATAGAGCAGTAATAGGAAAAGAAAAAGGAAATGTATTTTCTCCTGTGAATCTGTCTTTAGATGGTTATTTTGGATTATTGATATTCCCCCCCTTTGGAGTTTCCACAAAAGAAGCATACAGTAAAGTTAAACCTAAAGCCCCTCTTTATCCGGTAAATGAAGTTATACAAGGTGACATTTTACAATGGAAAGAGAAGTTGCATAACGATTTTGAAGATTCGGTTTTTGAGATTTATCCTATGCTTAATGATATAAAGGAAAAGCTGTATTCCTCAGGAGCTATATATGCTTGTATGAGCGGAAGCGGATCTACAATGTTCGGAATATTTACCGATAAAGAACACCTTCACAATATATCATTATCAGGATGCACTAGCTTTTCCTTTTCTTTTTGA
- a CDS encoding sugar transferase: MYQRILKPVFDVTFSFLALVFFLPLFLLISALISVFNTGPIFYLQNRAGYKGRSFKIIKFRTRHNIANEEIPDLTFIGKILRRTSLDELPQLINVLKGDMSLIGPRPLLMEYLPLYNEDQARRHNVKPGITGWAQVNGRNAIDWKRKFELDIFYVNNCSFLLDVKITYLTIGRIISGHGVNTASGELVEKFKGN, translated from the coding sequence ATGTATCAAAGGATTCTAAAACCTGTATTTGATGTGACCTTTTCTTTTTTGGCGCTAGTGTTTTTTTTGCCCTTGTTTTTGTTAATTTCAGCTTTGATTTCGGTTTTTAATACCGGTCCAATATTTTATCTTCAAAATCGTGCTGGCTATAAAGGCCGGTCATTTAAAATCATTAAATTCAGAACAAGACATAATATTGCCAATGAAGAAATTCCGGATCTGACATTTATTGGTAAAATCTTAAGACGGACCAGTCTTGATGAGTTGCCGCAATTGATAAATGTACTAAAAGGCGATATGAGCCTTATTGGTCCGCGTCCCCTGTTGATGGAATACCTACCGCTGTATAATGAAGATCAAGCGAGACGCCACAATGTAAAACCTGGAATTACAGGGTGGGCTCAGGTAAATGGAAGAAATGCCATTGACTGGAAAAGAAAATTTGAATTGGATATTTTTTATGTTAATAATTGCTCCTTCTTACTGGATGTAAAAATTACCTATTTAACCATTGGAAGAATTATTTCCGGACATGGGGTAAACACTGCTTCAGGAGAGTTGGTTGAAAAGTTTAAAGGGAATTAA
- a CDS encoding NeuD/PglB/VioB family sugar acetyltransferase — MLLYGADSFAKVVKECAKASGKEVYFIFDDFQRDIKLDSTPIIGPYNKEFSTNESILIAVEDNLLRKTLVPKIVHEFASVIHPQAIISKYASYEAGTIIFQGAIIQAGTTVGKHCIINMGAKIDFECQISDYVNIGPGAIIGGYARLEEGVTVGAGAIVSPNVEIGKWAVISPGSVVTENVPEYSVVEGIPAKVVKSLTKTV; from the coding sequence ATGTTATTATACGGTGCCGATAGTTTTGCAAAAGTTGTTAAAGAATGTGCTAAAGCCTCAGGAAAGGAGGTTTATTTTATTTTTGACGACTTCCAACGAGATATTAAATTGGATAGTACCCCTATTATCGGTCCATACAATAAAGAGTTTAGTACAAACGAGTCTATTCTTATTGCTGTTGAGGATAATTTGCTTCGTAAAACTCTTGTTCCAAAAATTGTGCATGAATTTGCTTCTGTTATTCATCCTCAAGCTATTATTTCTAAATATGCAAGTTATGAGGCAGGGACAATTATTTTTCAAGGGGCTATTATCCAAGCAGGAACAACTGTAGGTAAGCATTGCATCATTAATATGGGCGCAAAAATTGATTTTGAATGCCAGATCAGTGATTATGTAAACATTGGTCCAGGAGCAATAATTGGAGGTTATGCCAGACTTGAAGAAGGAGTTACAGTTGGAGCTGGAGCTATTGTGTCTCCAAATGTTGAAATAGGTAAATGGGCAGTAATTTCACCAGGTTCAGTAGTTACCGAAAATGTGCCGGAATATTCCGTGGTAGAAGGTATTCCAGCAAAGGTGGTTAAATCGCTTACCAAAACCGTATAA